The Anabrus simplex isolate iqAnaSimp1 chromosome 1, ASM4041472v1, whole genome shotgun sequence genome window below encodes:
- the LOC136862002 gene encoding adenosine receptor A3 codes for MANQEAPGSSEEDRILPVVFILLDVCIIIGNAFILFVVIKNWKTIRLQRKNRAAHLLTVNLCSADLLLAAIDIYYMLALYVPDLAAYLIHHKIPCLITLTSYITAHMASGFTLVAIAVERYIYIVHGIRYSKIMDSGRILLMLSIVWLAAIFGTLPLYIWNNWDKSEGLCHAVNIIPRTYSMIATVGRILFIIIAITILHCRIHRKALQIHERRGPLRAMAVLRTKSARVVLIITIAYVISWLPYLVVFSCKRFDVDVPPLLFKFAECLITLNYLVNPFIYAFHNRPIQHAIMKTLKSCKNMHDENEMKSRENENSFKGVSCTSSSRNFSPTSSRHISKTEPGESKG; via the exons ATGGCAAATCAAGAGGCTCCTGGATCCTCCGAAGAAGATAGAATATTACCGGTGGTATTCATCTTACTGGACGTCTGTATTATCATCGGTAACGCCTTCATTCTCTTTGTGGTCATCAAGAACTGGAAAACCATCAGATTGCAGCGTAAAAATCGAGCTGCTCATTTGCTGACAGTGAACCTGTGTTCCGCAGATCTTCTCCTGGCTGCTATTGATATCTACTACATGTTGGCACTGTATGTACCTGATCTGGCAGCTTACCTCATACACCACAAGATACCTTGTCTCATTACTCTGACGTCGTACATCACGGCACATATGGCTTCTGGGTTCACCCTTGTTGCTATCGCTGTGGAGCGCTATATCTACATAGTGCATGGAATACGATATTCCAAAATTATGGACTCAGG GCGGATTCTTCTAATGCTGAGCATAGTGTGGCTGGCCGCCATCTTCGGCACTTTACCCTTGTACATCTGGAACAACTGGGACAAAAGTGAAGGCTTGTGTCATGCTGTTAATATCATCCCCAGAACTTATTCCATGATCGCTACTGTAGGCAGGATACTATTTATCATCATAGCCATCACAATACTCCATTGCAGAATTCATCGTAAAGCTCTTCAGATTCACGAAAGAAGGGGACCACTACGTGCCATGGCAGTGTTGAGGACAAAATCTGCTCGAGTTGTGCTAATAATTACTATTGCCTATGTAATTAGCTGGCTTCCATATTTGGTAGTGTTTTCTTGCAAAAGATTCGATGTCGATGTACCGCCCCTTTTATTTAAGTTCGCCGAGTGTTTAATCACTTTGAATTATTTGGTTAACCCGTTCATCTATGCTTTTCATAACCGTCCCATACAACATGCTATTATGAAAACACTAAAATCTTGCAAGAATATGCATgacgaaaatgaaatgaaatctagAGAAAATGAAAATAGTTTCAAAGGTGTAAGTTGCACTTCTAGTTCGCGGAATTTTAGTCCAACGTCCAGTAGGCACATTTCGAAGACGGAGCCAGGCGAAAGTAAAGGTTGA